One window from the genome of Anopheles merus strain MAF chromosome 3R, AmerM5.1, whole genome shotgun sequence encodes:
- the LOC121595821 gene encoding leucine-rich repeats and immunoglobulin-like domains protein sma-10 — MKRDASSHAHRSLFVVIILAVPSSSAFQFICQQKSGNYACTVSNYRPSLEGTFVFSHVPNDAQSIAFKNLISPPIVGRSLFGNIPSSISTVALHESSSVRTLIVPNATSIRELIIAEPTLSRLLFLPNGTLSKLYILRSSLATIPLTLKNLPKLSVLKLSQSPIEQIAFESFCSLSKLTSLNLKNNLIASLIFQASSPTSQCYASLERVSLSSNKLKHVNMTVFAAMRALEIIDLEYNQIEVVVGRLTNPKITTVILSNNNLFTINLCEWNTMPLINSFSLAVNSLPNIPQCLGRMRRVKFLNFNHNKLTRITIDSFVMLTELRSLHFTSNAIQTVVPASGVNRLASSLRDVFLTNNPLKRESLANVFPPAVRIIN, encoded by the exons ATGAAGAGAGACGCATCGAGTCACGCTCACCGAAG CCTGTTCGTTGTCATTATCCTTGCTGTGCCCAGCAGTTCAGCGTTTCAATTTATTTGTCAGCAGAAAAGCGGTAACTACGCCTGCACCGTGTCCAACTACCGACCCAGCCTGGAAGGGACGTTCGTGTTTAGCCACGTTCCAAATGATGCGCAAAGTATCGCATTTAAAAACCTCATCAGTCCACCCATTGTAGGCAGATCGTTGTTCGGAAACATTCCATCATCCATATCAACGGTAGCATTGCATGAGTCCAGCTCCGTGCGAACTTTAATTGTGCCTAATGCAACGTCCATTAGGGAGCTTATCATTGCAGAGCCGACACTCAGTCGCTTACTTTTCCTACCGAACGGAACACTCTCGAAGCTGTACATCTTGAGAAGCAGCTTAGCCACTATTCCACTAACGCTGAAAAACCTACCCAAGCTGTCCGTCCTCAAGCTAAGTCAATCGCCCATCGAACAGATCGCCTTCGAATCGTTCTGTAGCCTATCCAAGCTTACTAGTCTTAATCTAAAGAACAACCTCATCGCTAGCCTAATCTTCCAAGCTTCTAGTCCCACGTCCCAGTGCTATGCATCGTTGGAAAGAGTGTCTTTAAGCAGCAATAAGCTTAAACATGTAAATATGACTGTGTTTGCAGCCATGCGTGCACTCGAAATCATCGATCTGGAGTACAACCAAATAGAGGTCGTTGTTGGTCGTCTTACCAATCCAAAGATTACAACGGTCATACTATCCAACAACAATCTGTTTACGATCAATCTGTGCGAATGGAACACGATGCCATTGATAAATTCGTTTTCCTTGGCCGTGAACAGCTTGCCAAACATTCCGCAATGCTTGGGCCGTATGCGAAGGGTAAAGTTTCTTAACTTCAACCACAACAAGCTCACCCGCATTACGATCGATTCGTTTGTGATGCTAACTGAGCTGCGATCGCTACATTTTACCAGCAATGCAATTCAGACGGTAGTCCCAGCTAGCGGTGTCAATCGCCTAGCTTCGAGCTTGCGAGATGTCTTTCTAACTAATAATCCATTGAAGCGAGAGAGTCTTGCAAACGTATTTCCTCCAGCAGTTAGAATCATCAACTAA
- the LOC121595823 gene encoding uncharacterized protein LOC121595823: MKAVYVVALGVCLVAVATQAAPQLPLQFPALYSLLTQATDVLGRLVAQITTLVNNVLLVGGTTVQSVLRTAVTLVYNLANTALTLITVPSSVLPAVNSLLNSALTQIQGIVGNAGTTLTTLVPALGGVQTVLLTLANNLAALNQSSLSTLQTALTQLANSLGTVAGQISG; the protein is encoded by the exons ATGAAGGCCGTGTACGTTGTTGCCCTTGGTGTCTGTCTTGTGGCGGTG GCTACGCAGGCAGCTCCTCAGCTCCCACTTCAGTTCCCCGCACTGTACTCACTGCTGACACAGGCGACAGATGTCCTCGGGAGATTGGTAGCGCAAATCACCACACTGGTCAACAATGTTCTCCTCGTGGGAGGCACCACCGTACAATCGGTGCTTAGGACCGCCGTAACTCTGGTGTACAACTTGGCCAACACCGCATTAACACTCATCACCGTTCCCTCTAGTGTGCTACCAGCGGTCAATAGCTTGCTTAACAGCGCTCTAACTCAGATCCAAGGCATCGTGGGCAATGCCGGCACGACTCTTACCACTCTGGTACCAGCGCTCGGAGGTGTGCAGACCGTTCTGCTCACGCTTGCCAACAATCTGGCTGCCCTCAATCAGAGTAGTTTGTCTACGCTCCAGACCGCGCTGACACAGCTGGCCAACTCGCTCGGCACTGTCGCCGGTCAAATTTCGGGCTAA
- the LOC121595397 gene encoding receptor-like protein kinase BRI1-like 3 → MNATLLYYLSFATAAPIVAAFQFVCSGSAALTCSLTNLYPDYEGTFVLQHIPPNAYMLVFSRLRVKTIDHKLLSALPTTVTHVLVNDSTYVINVKVPANASFLSLVILQTKLGAISFEPNFNLSQLTIEQAPLHHVPSSLLNLRSLAYVKINYTPVQNIDVSLFCNLTHLQTIDLKYNKIYSVTASQFISGCTSSLVELLLANNRLMRIIPSVFAPFRRLEIIDLSHNMLVSFVGRFQNTEISQLIMSNNLLPQIDLCEWVLMPNMTSLFIEKNKLIGVPDCLHKFPNLYSINLENNLLSSVSLAAFAQLKVLQYLRLAWNPIVSFILREDSVPPKLLHIDMRHSRVNYLNVSKKMLQQIQIHT, encoded by the exons ATGAACGCCACTTTGTTGTACTATCTCAG CTTCGCAACGGCTGCTCCCATCGTGGCGGCGTTTCAGTTTGTCTGCTCTGGCAGTGCCGCACTTACTTGTAGCTTGACCAATCTGTATCCAGACTACGAGGGAACATTTGTGCTGCAGCATATCCCACCGAACGCTTACATGCTCGTCTTCTCTCGACTGAGAGTGAAAACCATTGATCACAAACTCCTGAGTGCGTTGCCAACGACCGTTACACATGTGCTGGTGAACGATTCAACCTACGTTATCAACGTTAAGGTGCCAGCGAACGCTAGCTTCTTGTCGCTGGTTATCCTCCAAACGAAGCTGGGAGCGATCAGTTTCGAGCCAAATTTTAACCTTTCCCAACTGACTATCGAACAAGCTCCCCTACATCACGTACCATCCTCTCTATTGAATCTGAGGAGTTTGGCTTACGTTAAAATTAACTACACACCGGTGCAGAATATCGATGTGAGCTTATTTTGCAATCTTACTCATCTTCAAACAATTGATCTGAAGTACAACAAGATCTATTCCGTCACGGCATCGCAGTTCATCAGCGGGTGTACCTCATCGTTGGTGGAGTTACTCCTGGCAAACAATCGACTCATGCGGATCATTCCCAGCGTATTTGCACCATTTCGCCGATTGGAAATCATTGATCTGTCGCATAACATGTTGGTGTCGTTTGTGGGACGCTTCCAAAACACGGAAATTAGTCAACTAATAATGAGCAACAACCTACTGCCTCAGATCGACCTGTGCGAGTGGGTGCTGATGCCCAACATGACTAGCCTTTTCATCGAAAAGAACAAACTTATCGGTGTTCCGGACTGCCTGCACAAATTTCCCAACCTTTACTCCATCAATCTGGAGAATAATCTTCTGTCCAGCGTGTCCTTGGCAGCATTCGCTCAGCTCAAAGTGTTACAGTACCTTCGGCTCGCTTGGAATCCGATAGTATCGTTCATACTGCGCGAAGATTCGGTCCCACCGAAACTGTTACACATAGATATGCGACACAGCCGCGTGAATTATTTGAATGTATCGAAAAAGATGCTACAACAAATTCAAATACACACTTAA
- the LOC121595396 gene encoding adenylate cyclase-like, whose amino-acid sequence MRFKHLDTLTFDHSIAKHLVETVEQLEIVDSRALIHFILPSANAIQRLTIARTQLNWIHFQPNEAVLLVSIVSSNLHLVPPSLRNLNNVKYIKLQKSYIRYLNLDLLQWLRKLDTLDLMYNKIHTLASTLQCLQQHNLVTLNLRNNQLRILNLELLPLIGLFEQVDLSHNKIELLVGRFSSDHLQTLIVSHNRLKVIDFCQWDAMPTLAKISFEANELTRVPNCIHHLPNLSYVGFGRNKFTQVDMERFVGFQWYCSKYDGVECTIHYLGELKSDLSKLKNITNGATFIRFTRVKALTVDQATIVHLPDTVRKLEITDSQPVQIIIIPSYLAITCLFVHITQLRWIHFQPNDAVRELSIRISNLQQIPPTVQNLTNLQHISLQHSHLQHLNLDLLHWCRFLHTVDLSYNEIHTITSTPHAGQQRQLSALLLNHNQLSVLNLEVLAPIGWFAYVDFSYNRIELLVGRFSSEHMATISFAYNRLKTVDFCQWEQVTNLTFISFLSNDLTSVPNCINRLTNLTTVSLISNQLTIVTMDAFAGMDNLTSLYLSHNNIRSITVHEGRYPKQLQQLFLSGNRHKCDNHLFGQPFCSVDIDFKPSSRTSDWSRNENALKRQLSIIV is encoded by the exons ATGCGGTTCAAACATTTGGACACGCTCACCTTCGATCACTCGATCGCCAAACACCTCGTAGAAACTGTCGAACAGCTGGAAATTGTTGACTCAAGAGCACTGATACACTTCATCCTGCCCAGTGCGAACGCCATCCAGCGTCTGACCATTGCGCGGACACAGCTCAACTGGATCCACTTCCAGCCCAACGAGGCCGTCTTGCTGGTGTCGATCGTTTCCAGCAATCTGCACCTGGTACCACCATCGCTACGGAACCTCAACAATGTAAAGTACATCAAGCTGCAAAAGTCCTACATCCGTTACCTTAACCTGGACCTGCTGCAATGGTTGCGCAAGCTGGACACGCTGGACCTGATGtacaacaaaatacacaccCTCGCTAGCACTCTCCAATGTCTGCAGCAGCACAACCTCGTCACACTCAATCTTCGCAACAATCAGCTCAGAATATTAAATCTCGAGCTTCTGCCGCTGATTGGATTGTTTGAGCAAGTGGACCTATCGCACAATAAAATTGAGCTGCTGGTAGGGCGGTTCTCGAGCGACCATCTCCAAACTCTGATCGTTTCCCACAACCGACTCAAAGTGATCGACTTTTGTCAGTGGGATGCAATGCCGACCCTTGCAAAGATATCGTTCGAGGCGAACGAGCTGACCCGCGTTCCCAACTGCATACACCACCTGCCGAACCTCAGCTACGTTGGGTTCGGCAGGAACAAGTTCACCCAGGTCGACATGGAACGCTTCG TTGGGTTCCAGTGGTACTGTAGCAAATACGACGGGGTTGAGTGCACCATCCATTATCTTGGCGAGCTGAAGAGCGATCTCTCCAAGCTGAAGAACATCACAAATGGGGCAACATTCATACGCTTCACGCGCGTCAAAGCGTTGACGGTAGATCAGGCCACGATCGTACACCTGCCCGACACGGTGCGGAAGCTGGAAATCACTGACTCGCAACCGGTGCAGATCATCATAATTCCGAGCTATCTCGCCATCACCTGCCTGTTCGTGCATATAACGCAGCTCAGATGGATCCACTTCCAGCCAAACGATGCCGTGCGGGAGCTGTCGATTAGGATCAGCAATCTGCAGCAGATCCCGCCAACGGTTCAAAATTTGACAAATTTACAACACATCAGTCTGCAGCATTCGCACCTCCAGCATCTTAACCTGGACCTGCTGCATTGGTGTCGGTTTTTGCATACGGTGGATCTGAGCTACAACGAAATCCACACAATCACCAGTACACCGCACGCCGGACAGCAGCGACAGCTCAGTGCCCTGCTTTTGAACCACAATCAGCTGAGTGTGCTGAATCTCGAGGTACTCGCACCGATCGGATGGTTCGCGTATGTTGATTTCTCGTACAACAGGATCGAACTGCTCGTTGGCCGATTCTCCAGCGAGCATATGGCAACGATTTCTTTTGCCTACAACCGTCTGAAAACGGTCGACTTTTGCCAATGGGAGCAGGTGACGAACTTAACCTTTATATCGTTCTTATCGAACGATCTCACCAGCGTGCCAAACTGTATCAACCGGCTGACGAACCTTACCACCGTAAGCTTGATCAGCAACCAGCTGACCATTGTCACCATGGACGCATTTGCCGGCATGGACAATCTAACGTCACTGTACCTGTCGCACAACAACATACGATCGATCACTGTCCACGAGGGAAGATATCCCAAGCAACTTCAGCAGCTCTTTCTTAGTGGCAACAGGCACAAATGTGACAATCACCTGTTCGGCCAACCGTTCTGTTCGGTAGACATTGATTTTAAACCAAGTTCGCGCACGAGCGACTGGAGTCGTAACGAAAATGCTCTAAAAAGGCAACTTTCGATCATTGTTTAG